A single window of Nicotiana sylvestris chromosome 3, ASM39365v2, whole genome shotgun sequence DNA harbors:
- the LOC104238758 gene encoding probable xyloglucan galactosyltransferase GT11 → MLHRRQIIIRSRNLGKKMENSLATRSRNKFWFVFFVLFVSWYLLLYGVDWSSLPGIVTTTSRYEASSIESIRLASIPPPTRLVENNVSSNFNSSSINNATTDATKKETRSEEESINENDNVVHDLEALEKELEPLLRKNERKDEKFEKNATQEDKKGGKSCEGRYIYVAEIPSRFNEDMLKHCNLLNKWEDMCQYLVNMGLGPDLGNPQRVFSNKGWFTTNQFSLEVLFHNRMKQYDCLTNDSSKAAAVFVPYYAGFDVSRYLWDDFNTSMRDSGATEVAKILKEKPEWETMWGRDHFMIAGRITWDFRRGIEEDSAWGNKLMLLPEAQNMTILTIESSPWNRNDFAIPYPTYFHPSSDNDVLQWQNRMRRLRRRVLFSFAGAPRPNLEESIRSEIMEQCLATRRKCRLLECKDLHNKCNKPVHVMKLFQSSHFCLQPSGDSFTRRSTFDSILAGCIPVFFTPGSAYIQYIWHLPKDYTKYSVLIPEDDVRKKKVSIENVLSKIPRSQVAAMREEVIKLIPNVVYADPRSRLESVEDAFDLAVKGVLERVDVMRKEMRQGKNYSMVFDEEYSWKYYTFGTIEKHEWDHYFLRTSKEKY, encoded by the coding sequence ATGCTCCATAGAAGACAGATAATAATTAGATCAAGAAACCTTGGTAAAAAGATGGAAAACTCTCTCGCCACAAGGTCTCGCAATAAATTTtggtttgttttctttgttttgtttgtttcttGGTACTTGTTGCTTTATGGTGTTGATTGGTCTTCTCTACCTGGAATTGTAACAACAACGTCACGATACGAAGCGAGTTCAATTGAATCCATTCGTCTAGCTTCTATTCCTCCTCCAACTCGCCTTGTTGAAAATAACGTTAGCTCAAATTTCAATTCTTCAAGTATTAATAATGCCACCACTGATGCTACAAAGAAGGAGACGCGATCCGAGGAGGAATCAATTAATGAAAATGACAATGTGGTACATGATTTGGAGGCGCTTGAGAAAGAATTGGAACCTTTGTTAAGAAAAAATGAACGGAAAGAtgaaaagtttgagaaaaatGCAACTCAAGAAGATAAAAAGGGAGGAAAATCGTGTGAAGGACGATATATATATGTTGCAGAAATACCAAGTAGGTTTAATGAAGACATGCTGAAACACTGTAATTTGTTAAATAAATGGGAAGATATGTGTCAATATTTGGTAAACATGGGACTTGGTCCTGATCTTGGTAACCCTCAGAGAGTTTTCTCAAACAAAGGTTGGTTTACGACGAATCAATTCTCGTTAGAAGTTCTGTTTCATAACAGAATGAAGCAATATGATTGTTTAACGAATGATTCTTCGAAAGCTGCAGCAGTTTTTGTGCCATATTATGCAGGTTTTGATGTGTCAAGGTATTTATGGGATGATTTCAATACATCAATGAGGGATTCAGGTGCAACTGAGGTTGCAAAAATTCTTAAGGAAAAACCTGAATGGGAAACTATGTGGGGTAGAGATCATTTCATGATTGCAGGTAGAATTACTTGGGATTTTAGGAGAGGTATTGAGGAGGATTCTGCTTGGGGTAACAAGTTAATGTTGTTGCCTGAGGCACAAAACATGACAATCTTGACAATCGAATCGAGTCCTTGGAACAGGAATGATTTCGCGATCCCATACCCGACATACTTTCATCCTTCAAGTGACAATGATGTGTTGCAATGGCAAAACAGAATGAGGAGGCTGAGGAGGAGGGTGTTGTTCTCGTTCGCGGGGGCACCACGACCAAATTTGGAGGAATCAATCAGAAGTGAGATAATGGAACAGTGTTTAGCAACGAGGCGAAAATGCAGACTCTTGGAATGCAAAGACTTGCACAACAAATGCAATAAACCAGTTCATGTTATGAAACTGTTTCAAAGTTCTCATTTTTGTTTACAACCCTCTGGTGATTCATTTACTAGAAGGTCTACTTTCGACTCCATTTTAGCTGGTTGTATACCGGTGTTTTTCACTCCAGGTTCTGCTTATATTCAATATATATGGCATTTACCTAAGGATTACACAAAATACTCAGTACTTATTCCAGAAGATGATGTGAGGAAAAAGAAAGTAAGCATTGAAAATGTACTATCTAAAATACCAAGATCACAAGTTGCAGCAATGAGAGAGGAAGTAATAAAGCTAATACCAAATGTGGTATATGCAGATCCAAGATCAAGATTGGAGAGTGTTGAAGATGCATTTGATTTAGCCGTCAAAGGGGTTCTTGAAAGGGTGGATGTAATGAGAAAAGAAATGAGACAAGGCAAGAACTATAGTATGGTATTTGATGAAGAATATAGTTGGAAGTATTATACTTTTGGAACTATAGAAAAGCATGAGTGGGATCATTACTTTTTGAGAACAAGTAAAGAGAAGTACTAA